In one Candidatus Methylomirabilis sp. genomic region, the following are encoded:
- a CDS encoding CopG family antitoxin yields MKKQTKRIPSLPTDREAAAYWDTHSFAEHAQETTEAGIRFVRRPKRAISIRLDPEDIAKVEAMAEAKGLSYTTLLRMWVKEHLAA; encoded by the coding sequence ATGAAGAAGCAGACGAAACGAATTCCATCACTCCCGACAGATCGAGAGGCGGCGGCATACTGGGACACGCACAGCTTCGCGGAGCACGCCCAGGAAACCACCGAAGCCGGTATCCGGTTTGTCAGGCGACCGAAGCGGGCAATCAGCATCCGCCTTGATCCCGAGGATATTGCGAAGGTCGAGGCGATGGCAGAGGCCAAGGGCTTGAGCTACACCACCCTGCTGCGGATGTGGGTCAAAGAACATCTGGCGGCGTAG
- a CDS encoding radical SAM protein yields MSLRVNEIFYSIQGESTYAGRPCIFVRLTGCNLRCRWCDTAYAFHGGEQRSVEQVLEQVRAYKCPLIEITGGEPLLQEEVYPLIGHLLHDGYEVLIETGGSLSVDRLDPRVVKILDLKAPGSEMDPCNNLENLRYLDRKDQIKFVVADRQDYEWAKRLMAEHGLADKAQVLFSPVFGELHPGTLAEWILTDRLDARLQIQLHKYLWDPNRRGV; encoded by the coding sequence ATGAGCCTCCGCGTAAACGAGATCTTCTACAGCATCCAGGGGGAATCGACCTATGCCGGCCGGCCGTGTATCTTTGTCCGCCTGACCGGGTGTAACCTTCGGTGCCGGTGGTGCGATACGGCCTACGCGTTCCACGGGGGCGAGCAACGGTCGGTCGAACAGGTGCTGGAACAGGTACGAGCCTATAAGTGCCCGCTGATTGAGATCACCGGAGGGGAGCCGCTATTACAGGAAGAGGTGTATCCTCTGATTGGTCACTTACTTCATGATGGGTACGAAGTCCTGATTGAAACAGGGGGAAGCCTCAGCGTTGATCGCCTCGACCCCAGGGTAGTCAAGATCCTGGACCTCAAGGCCCCTGGAAGCGAGATGGATCCATGTAACAATCTTGAGAACCTCCGGTATCTCGATAGGAAAGACCAGATCAAATTCGTTGTCGCGGATCGCCAGGACTACGAGTGGGCGAAACGATTGATGGCGGAGCATGGCCTAGCTGACAAGGCTCAAGTCCTCTTCTCCCCGGTATTCGGTGAATTGCACCCTGGGACGCTGGCGGAATGGATCCTGACCGATCGACTTGACGCCAGACTCCAGATCCAGCTCCATAAGTACCTGTGGGATCCGAATCGGCGGGGGGTGTAG
- a CDS encoding DegQ family serine endoprotease translates to MFSSSPISDGKLWVRLAKELTPAVVNISTTQVIKGRGVPSHGPFGEDDPFNEFFKRYFGESPRQFKATSLGSGFIINKDGYILTNNHVVENATDITVKLGDSREFKAKVVGRDPKTDIALIKIEVSNLPVIPFGDSDKLEVGEPVMAIGNPFGLNQTVTTGIVSAKGRFIGEGPYDNFIQTDASINRGNSGGPLLNTNGEAVGVNSAILSPTGGSIGIGFAIPIAMIKEVLPQLKERGQVTRGWLGVAIQSISPELGKKFSLKQANGALVSDVMEGSPAEQAGVKQGDVIVEFGDKKVKSSTELPHIVASTPVGKEVAMKVIRDGAELTLQVKVGELKEEQVAAMASSSPKTKLGIDIQELNPALSRKFGIKGEKGVVITEVEPESPGDAAGLQPGDLILEINRVRVTTVNQVRRILEKTKPNEQTLLLVKREGGTRYVVIGAEG, encoded by the coding sequence GTGTTTAGCTCGAGTCCGATCTCAGATGGTAAGCTCTGGGTTCGGTTGGCGAAGGAGCTGACTCCGGCTGTGGTGAATATCAGCACCACCCAAGTCATCAAGGGAAGGGGCGTCCCGTCTCACGGCCCTTTCGGTGAAGACGACCCCTTCAACGAGTTCTTTAAACGGTACTTCGGTGAGAGTCCGCGGCAGTTCAAGGCGACCAGTCTTGGATCCGGATTTATTATCAACAAAGACGGCTACATATTGACGAATAACCACGTGGTCGAGAATGCCACGGATATTACCGTAAAGCTGGGTGACAGCCGAGAGTTCAAAGCGAAGGTAGTCGGGAGGGATCCGAAGACTGATATCGCCCTCATCAAAATCGAGGTCTCCAATCTGCCGGTGATCCCGTTTGGTGACTCGGATAAACTGGAGGTTGGTGAGCCGGTCATGGCGATCGGCAATCCCTTCGGCCTGAACCAGACGGTTACCACCGGCATCGTCAGCGCCAAGGGACGGTTCATCGGCGAAGGCCCGTATGACAACTTCATTCAAACCGATGCTTCTATTAATCGGGGCAATAGCGGCGGACCACTGCTCAACACCAACGGCGAGGCGGTGGGAGTCAACAGCGCCATCCTGAGCCCAACGGGCGGTTCGATCGGGATCGGTTTTGCGATTCCCATCGCGATGATTAAGGAAGTTCTACCGCAGTTGAAAGAGCGGGGGCAGGTCACCCGGGGATGGCTTGGCGTGGCGATCCAGTCGATTTCTCCGGAGTTGGGCAAGAAATTCTCCCTCAAGCAGGCGAATGGCGCCCTGGTGTCGGATGTCATGGAGGGATCACCAGCCGAACAGGCCGGAGTCAAACAAGGGGACGTCATTGTGGAGTTTGGAGACAAGAAAGTCAAGTCCTCTACCGAGTTGCCCCACATCGTCGCCAGCACCCCGGTGGGGAAAGAGGTCGCCATGAAGGTCATTCGCGACGGGGCCGAACTCACGTTGCAGGTCAAGGTTGGCGAACTCAAAGAGGAACAGGTAGCGGCCATGGCGTCGTCCTCTCCAAAGACGAAGTTGGGAATCGATATTCAGGAACTCAATCCGGCCCTCTCCCGCAAGTTTGGAATTAAGGGTGAGAAAGGCGTTGTGATCACGGAGGTTGAACCTGAGAGCCCTGGTGACGCGGCTGGGTTACAACCTGGAGATCTGATCCTGGAGATCAATCGTGTAAGGGTCACAACAGTGAACCAGGTCCGGCGGATCTTGGAGAAAACCAAGCCGAATGAACAGACCCTGCTCCTGGTCAAGCGGGAGGGTGGGACGCGGTATGTAGTGATCGGAGCCGAAGGGTAG
- the queC gene encoding 7-cyano-7-deazaguanine synthase QueC, whose protein sequence is MAKAEGYELYALTFRYGQRHAREVESAKRIAAALGVVQHLILDLGLRQIGGSALTAEIPVPKGRGVEEIGAGIPITYVPARNTIFLSYALAWAEVIGSEAIVLGVNAIDYSGYPDCRPEYIAAFEQMANLATQAGVEGRSKLTIHTPLIHLTKAEIIRRGAVLGVDFQLTWSCYDPTPDGQPCRACDSCILRAKGFAEAGIPDPGPTAS, encoded by the coding sequence ATGGCAAAGGCCGAGGGGTATGAGCTTTATGCCCTCACCTTTCGCTATGGCCAGCGTCACGCGCGCGAGGTGGAGAGCGCGAAGAGGATCGCGGCCGCCCTCGGTGTCGTCCAGCACCTGATCCTTGACCTCGGCCTTCGGCAGATTGGCGGTTCGGCCCTGACTGCTGAAATTCCGGTGCCGAAGGGCCGCGGGGTTGAGGAGATCGGAGCCGGTATCCCTATCACCTACGTCCCCGCCCGCAACACGATCTTTCTCTCTTATGCGCTGGCCTGGGCAGAGGTGATCGGTTCGGAAGCCATTGTGCTCGGGGTCAACGCGATCGACTATAGCGGGTATCCGGATTGTCGGCCGGAATACATCGCGGCCTTCGAGCAGATGGCGAATCTGGCGACCCAGGCCGGCGTTGAAGGCAGATCCAAGTTGACCATCCACACCCCGCTGATCCACCTGACCAAGGCCGAGATCATCCGGCGAGGCGCTGTCCTTGGGGTCGATTTCCAACTCACCTGGAGTTGCTACGACCCGACCCCGGACGGACAGCCGTGCCGCGCCTGTGACAGTTGCATCCTGCGAGCAAAAGGCTTCGCCGAAGCCGGCATCCCGGACCCCGGCCCTACTGCCTCGTAG
- a CDS encoding DUF4236 domain-containing protein — MGLLFRKRLRLSKWLSLNVSKSGLGLSVGPPGAKLSVNPKRARMQIGIPGTGIGYRRDVSMPQEGGEPSTPTRRHTRVWLIVGLVALAFLIYILSGCGFAQWRDQALRDVAEGRWHVIPEQVPAGGAPSQTIEFYDASGKHLGYGKVQGGTAEFFNVDGSRAGFGKVGR; from the coding sequence ATGGGCCTGCTTTTTCGTAAGCGCTTACGGCTCAGCAAGTGGCTGTCCCTGAACGTGAGCAAGTCGGGGCTGGGGCTCAGTGTCGGTCCTCCGGGCGCGAAGCTCTCGGTCAACCCCAAGCGGGCGAGGATGCAGATCGGGATTCCAGGAACAGGGATCGGCTATCGGCGGGATGTGTCCATGCCCCAGGAGGGAGGGGAGCCGTCCACACCGACACGCCGTCATACCCGCGTTTGGCTGATCGTGGGGCTGGTGGCGCTCGCGTTCTTGATCTACATCCTCTCCGGGTGTGGATTCGCACAGTGGCGCGACCAGGCGCTTCGAGACGTGGCCGAAGGGCGCTGGCATGTGATCCCGGAGCAGGTTCCAGCCGGAGGCGCACCCTCGCAGACCATCGAGTTTTACGACGCCAGTGGCAAGCATCTCGGCTATGGAAAGGTGCAAGGCGGGACGGCGGAGTTCTTCAACGTTGACGGAAGTCGAGCCGGGTTCGGTAAGGTCGGGCGGTAG